One Triticum dicoccoides isolate Atlit2015 ecotype Zavitan chromosome 4B, WEW_v2.0, whole genome shotgun sequence genomic window carries:
- the LOC119294542 gene encoding co-chaperone protein p23-2-like, translated as MSRQPEVLWAQRSEKVYLTISVPDAEDVVIKTEPHGIFSFSAVAHGESFSLNLELFDSILPEGSKTKTKVGSRNIICSIQKDKKCWWKRLLKSEAKHPYIKVDWNKWCDEDEESENSGSDDDFDGGEENEESDADDGMLYLPDLEKLRGK; from the exons ATGAG TCGTCAACCTGAGGTGCTCTGGGCTCAACGCTCTGAAAAGGTTTACCTGACTATCTCAGTCCCAGACGCAGAAGATGTTGTGATCAAGACTGAACCTCACGGCATCTTTAGCTTCTCAGCTGTTGCTCATGGGGAATCTTTTAGCTTGAATTTGGAGCTATTCGATTCCATACTGCCTGAG GgaagcaaaacaaagacaaaggtggGTTCCCGAAACATAATCTGTTCGATCCAGAAAGATAAGAAATGTTGGTGGAAGCGCTTGCTGAAGTCAGAGGCAAAACATCCATACATCAAAGTTGACTGGAACAAATGGTGTGATGAGGATGAAGAGTCTG AGAATTCGGGTTCAGACGATGACTTTGATGGTGGTGAG GAAAATGAGGAAAGCGATGCTGATGATGGAATGCTGT ATCTCCCTGACCTTGAGAAGCTGAGAGGGAAATGA